A section of the Bacteroidia bacterium genome encodes:
- a CDS encoding DUF3127 domain-containing protein, translating to MNIVGKIHAIFGEQQVSTSFKKREFVLICADNPMYPQFIKLEFTQEKCAHLDKFKVGDTVDVSFNLKGREWKNPKGELVYFNTLDAWRIVSASSSNAEASPQNLETTNYQQPPGFTSPATTDAIDDLPF from the coding sequence ATGAATATTGTAGGGAAAATTCATGCGATATTTGGAGAACAGCAAGTAAGTACTTCTTTTAAAAAGCGGGAGTTTGTTTTGATATGCGCAGATAACCCAATGTATCCTCAGTTTATTAAACTTGAGTTTACCCAAGAAAAATGCGCTCATTTAGATAAATTTAAGGTTGGAGATACCGTTGATGTGAGTTTTAACTTGAAGGGGCGCGAATGGAAAAATCCAAAGGGAGAGTTGGTCTATTTTAACACCTTAGATGCGTGGAGAATCGTTTCAGCATCTTCATCAAATGCTGAAGCATCGCCCCAGAATTTAGAAACAACTAATTATCAGCAGCCCCCCGGGTTCACTTCGCCTGCTACTACTGACGCTATTGACGATTTACCTTTTTGA